TTCCCGACTGCCCCGGCCACCGCCGAAATCCGGGGTGCGAGCGTGTCACTGGAGCTGCGCGGCGCCGAAACCGAGCCTCCCCACGCGGCTCGCCCACTGGTTGATTCCGGACACTGGCTGGACAATAGCGTCCCCAATGGCATCGTGCTCGAGCGATCGGTCGCCGATGCGCTGTGGGCCAAGCCCGGCGACGCTCTTCGAGTTCGGGGCAGCGACGGCGAATACACGACTCTTCGTGTCGTGGGGCTCGCGGACACGGCAGAACCGCGCTTCGTCCATGGGGTGAGGCCGGGCATCGCCTGGCTGCTGCCCTCACAACTTCACCGGGTCGAACCCGACACCCGTCGTGTCGGACAGACGGTCGGACTTCGGCTGGCCGATCCCCAGGACACCGACTTCGCCGCGCAGCAGGCGGTCACCTTGATCGGTGCCGACCAGGTTGCCAGAGTCTCCACGTGGGAAGAGGCGCGAGCCGAAACCGAGGGCGACAACCGCCTCCTGGGGCTGATGCTTGGCTCCTTCGGTCTGGGGGCGCTGCTGGCCGCCGCCATCGCGGTAACCGGAGCAATCAGTACCCGCGTTCGCGGCCATCTGCCTGACATCTCCATCCTGAAAGCCGTCGGCTTCACCCCCGGTCAGGTCGTACGCGCGTTCCTCGTCGAGCATGCAGCTTTCGCGGTCATAGGCGTTGCCATCGGGGCGGTCGTCACGGAGACACTGGGCCCCCGGATTCCCGGCCGCATCGGGGACGCGATGGTGCTGTGGCGCGAGCTGCCCCAGCATGCCTGGGCCCCCCTTGCCACGGCACTCGGAGCGGTTCTCGTGATCGCAGCGGCCACCGGCCTGGCTGCATGGCGGGCCGGCCGCGTGTCACCCATTCCCATTGCCCGGGGAGCCGTCAAGAGCGGCCGGCGGCTCTCCAGAACTGCCAGATTCGCTCTGCAGCTGAGGACACCGCCCGCACTCGTACTCGGCTGGCGCGGGGCATTCCACCGCCCGGCGCGCGCCGCAGCGGCCGTGGGGCGGCTCGCGCTCCCGCTGCTGATGATCACGATTGCCCTGGGGGCCTGGTCGACCCTGGACCGCTTTGAAAGCCGACCCGAAGACGTGGGACTCGCCGCGGAACTTCGCGCCAAGCCGGAGGGCATCGACGACGCGACGGCGCGCAAGCTGCTGTCCGATCAACCGGGCGTGACTGCGGTCTACCCGGGCGTCGAAGTCGCGGCGCTGGTCCCCGGCCAGACGAGGACGATCACGCTCCGAGGGCTGGGCACCTCTGAACACCCTTACCCATTCACGATCGCAGAGGGCCGTACCATCCAGGGCTCGGACGAAGCAGTGGCGGGCCAGGGACTTCTTGACCTCGTGGGAGCGAAGGTCGGCGACTGGGTCCGGATGACCGTCGGAGGAAGCCCGATAGTCCTCCATATCGTGGGCCGCAGTATCGAGCCGCAGGACAACGGTCGAGTGATCTCTACTACCGTCGCCACACTTCGCGAGGGGGACCCCGCGCTGCGGCCCGAGTTCTACAACCTGGTCCTCGCGCGTGCAGCTGACCCCGACACAGTGAGCACCTCACTGGCCGAGTCCTCCCACGGCGGTCTCGAGCTCCGAAAGAACACCAACCCCGCCGACCAACTCTCCGCCGCCCGCGGGGTGATCATCGGACTCGTCGGAGTGCTCGCCTTCATCGGCCTGGCTGAACTCTTCACGGTCATCGCCGCGGGACTTCGCGAACATGGCCGTGACCTTCTCGCCCTCAAAGCCATCGGACTGACGCCTCGTCAGATCGCGGCAGTGATTGTCACAAGCACAGGGTTCATTGCGGCCGCAGCAGCCCTGACAGGGACCATCCTGGGGGTGCTCGCATCGACTTGGCTGATCGACCTGCAGGGCCGATCCAGCGGGCTCGGCGCGGGCATAGCCCAGCCTCCATCCCCGGGAATGCTGCTACTGCTCGGTGCAGCCGCCGTTGCTGGGGCGATCGCAATCTCAACTCTGCCGGCCACGCGCGCTTCCCGGCGCAGGCTGACCGACAGGCAAAGCGATGTTATGTGAGCGTGCGCAGGGCGGCGACGGTTCGAGGGAGAGCCCCATATGCCCATGCCCACCTCATCGCCCGTGGATCTGCAGTTCGTTCAGTGCCTAGCATTGTGGTTCGTCAGGCACGGGGAAGGTCGCTGTGACGCGGAATCCGCCGTCCTGGCGGGCTGTCCAGTCGACGGTGCCGCCCAGCATGGACACGCGCTCGCTCAGTCCGGTCAGCCCATGACCGCCGCTGGGCAGAGGTGCCGGAGCGGGTTGGGTGGGCGGATCGTTGTCGATGACGACCTTGAGTATGCCGGGCAGGTGCCGCAGTGTGACGCGTACGGGGGCGTGAGCCGCGTGCTTACGGGCATTGGGTCAGGCCTTCCTGCACCAGCCGGTACACCGCGGCCTGCACCGAGGGGGCCACGCGCGCCGCGTCGCCCGCGATCTCGAAGGTGATTGGCGCACCGGCTGCCCGTGACTCCTCCACGACCACGGCCACTTCGTCGAGCGTCGGTTGTGGTGTCACGGGGCCTCGTCGCTGCCGTCGCTCTCCCTGAGTACGCCCAGTACCTGGCGCAGTTCGTTGAGTGCTTGGCGGCCCATCTGACCCATCAACTTCCCTGTGTCGGTGGCCACTTGGTTGTCGCCGGCCGCTCCGGCTTCAAGGGCAACGGCGTGCACGACCATCAAGCTGACCCGGTGCGAGACGATGTCGTGCATCTCCCTGGCGATGCGTGCGCGTTCCTGTATCCGGGCCTCTGTGTTCGGCCGTGCCAAGCTTCCCCTACCTCCGCAAACGGGTACTTCTTACCGCCGTCCGATGACGGACCTGCTCAGGCAGGACGGCGCTCGCTGGAGTACATACTTCGACGGCCAACAGAGCGCCAAGACGAGCGCGTTATTGACCACGAAGTACCAGGGACTCACCCAACAGGGCTCTTTGTCCACGAGCCCTGGCCCATCCTCGCGATAGAGATGACGCAGCAAGCGATAGCGCACCGGACCCCCAGCAACCAACAAAAGCGGCGCCACGGCCACCGCCCCAACCGTCACACCGAACCGGACAGCATGACTCCCGGCAACATTTCCGACCCGCATGGCTCCAGTCTGCCGATCAGAAGAACCCCAGGCACTGCTCTCTTACGGAATTTGTGCCTGATCCTGCTAGAAGTGAACGAAGCCAGACGCGGTATTCCGGGCGGGGCGTGCCGCGTACCGGAATCGGTGGCCTCGGGGCCGCCGGGAGCGGGCTCGTACGCGGCCTCGGCGGGCCCCCGGCCGCACTTTGGCAGCGGCTCACAATCCCTGGGTCGACCACCTCCGGACAGGCGCTCACCCGCCCGCCCACGTCCTCGACAAACCGGCTCTGACCTGGTGTTCTTCGGGGATCCGCCTAGGCTGGGGAGGTCTGCTGGACACCATCGAAGGGGGACTTCGTGAGTGACGACGCGATCAGGTACGACGCTGCCCACATCCAGGTACTGGAGGGGTTGGAGGCCGTTCGGAAGCGGCCTGGGATGTACGTCGGCTCGACCGGCGAACGCGGCCTGCACCAGCTGGTGTTCGAGGTCTCCGGCCGGGCGGTCAACGAGGTCCTGGCCGGCCGCGCCGGCTCCGTCGACGTCACCCTCACGCCTGATGGCTGGGTGCGTGTCGACGACGACGGGCCGGGCGTCCCCGTCGAGGCGGCCGGGGACACCCGCGGTCCCGGCCTCGAAGCCCTGCTGACCCGCATGCACGCAGGGGCGGAGCCCCGCGGCCGCAACGCCGCGTCGTTGGGTCTCTTCGGCATCGGGCCCTGTGTCACCAACGCGCTGTCGAGCCGCCTGACGGCCGAAGTGCGGCGCGAGGGGGTGCGCTGGGTCCAGGAGTACGCCCGAGGCATCGCGCTCACCCCGCCCACCGCCGCGGGACCGGCGACCGGAGGCGGGAGCACCATCGCCTTCCTACCCGACCCAGACATCTTCGGAACGGCGGAGTTCTCGTTCGACGTGCTGGCGGAACGCTTCAGGGAACTGGCTTTCCTGAACGGGGACCTGGACATCTCACTGACCGAGGAACGACCCCCGGGCGGGTTCCGGTCGGAGCGGTTCCAGTACCCGGGCGGGGCGCGGGACTTCGTCGCCTTCCTCGACGCGAGGGCGGGCGCGCCCGTTCACCCGGACGTCATCGGTTTCGAGCGGGAGGACCCGCGGATAGCGGGGACGGTGGAGGTGGCCCTCCGTTGGTGCGGCTCCCGTGAGGAGCGGGTCCGGACCTTCGCCAACAGCCGTCCCACCCCTGGGGGCGGCACGCACGCGGCGGGCTTCCGCGACGGGGTGGCGGCCGCGTTCAACGCGTACGCGCGGGAGCGGCGACTGCTGACAGCGGCGGACCCCGATCTCGGTGTCGACCGGATCGGTGACGGCCTGACGGCGGTCGTGTCGGTGAAGCTGGACCGTCCCGAGTTCCTCGGCTCCACGAACGGCGTGCTGGGCGGCGCCGCAGTGCGTGCCTGCGTCGGTGAGGCCGTCCGGGAACACCTCGGCAGGTGGCTGAAGGGGCATCCGGAGCAGGCCGCGGCCGTCATCGGCCGGATTGTTCAGGGCGCCCGCCGGGACTGAGCAGCAGGTACAGGACCGGCAGAGGCGGTCGGGGTGGCGCACAGCGGCTGTCGGGTTTCCAGCGGGTGTTGATGACCCAGGCCATGGTCTTGCCCGCGGACACGGTCTGGGTTTCGGGGAGGTTGAGCCGGGTGAAAGTGACCAGCCCGGCGTCGCGCCAGGCAATCAACTCGGCGCGGACCGGGCGGGGGATGTACCGGTCCACGCCCTCGAACTCCTCGGTCATGTCATCGCGTTGGGCCCGGCCGGCCGCAGCGTCCTCCTTGATGCCGTGCGGCACGGCCAGGGCCTGGGCCAAGGTGTCGCTGCGGCACCACAGGCGCAGCATGGCCACATCGTCCTTCTCCAGCTGCTGCCGCTCGGTGGCGCCGAACTGGAATTGCATGCCGCGCTGTCGGCCGATTAGTGCCTGGCGCAGGTCGATGCGCGGATCCCGGCCCCCCGAGACGAGGTAGGGACAGTGCGCTGCTGCATCCGTTCGTCCTGGCGGAAGTCCACAGCCACGTCGACGTCGCCGGGCTCCAGAGCCCCGCGGGCGTAGGAGCCGAACACATACACCGCGTCGACCAGGTCCAAAGGCCAGCCGCCGCCCTCGGCCAGACGCTGGAGCATTTCGCTGACCATGGCCGTAGCCCGTTCCTGCTTCACCGCTGCCCCTCCCCCGGGTCCTTCATGTCGTACGGGGAGCGTACGGCGGCAGCCGTGATCCCAGGACCTCACTGCCCCAGACGTCACCCGCCCGAGAACAGCGCGCAACTGCGGATGAGGTTGGAACGGAGTAGGAGGGGAGCGGTGCGCAGTCCCTAACTCGAGTTCGACGGTGCTCATCGGCCGGCGGGATGTGGCGGGCAGCTCGTCCAGGAGGTGGTCGACGGCGCTGGTCAGATCGAGACCGGAGAGTCCTGGCCCCTGTGGAGGAGCAGTCACTGGCACACTCCGGATTCCGCGACCCGGATGCGTCAGCCGAACGACAGAGAAGTTCGGAAACTGCTCCCCCGGTACCGGTCCGATGCCCAGCCGCGGACAGCGCACTGATCGGTCCTGCCATGACGACGGCCGCGACACGGGCACCACTCTCGCCGGGCGCGTGTTGGGCGACCTCAACGACACCTGCGACGCACGGAGCCGGGCCGTAAGTGCCATGAACTTCGAAGGCTATACGCATGCGGAGATCCAGCGGATCCTAGAGTTGCCGTCGGTCCGCGCCGGGAGTGCTCTACCGGTGGAGAACGAAAGCGAAGCAGGCGGAAGGTGAGTGGCATGAGTAACCAGGATGGCGCGGGCCAGGCCGCCCGTAAGGTCACCCCGCCGACGTTCCCGCCGCCCCGGCCTCCGCGACCCACCCCCACCGTGTCCGCCCGCTCCTACCGACGATCCCGCGGTGCTGGACCTCGAAGCACTGAGGGACCATCCCTCGATCCGAGGCTGCGCAACCGGGTCCTGGAGGGCTGCCTCGGCCGGCGGCCCGCGCGGATTCCGGTGCCCGGGTGGGCCGCTCCGTACGAGGCAGAGACGGCACGGCTCGATGCGATGCTGCAGGACCTCGGCCACGCGGAATGGCCCGCTCCGGTGCGGCTCCGGTGGTTCGCGAACGAGCCCGTGAGCCGTGAGCCGTGAGCCGTGAGCCGACGGTCGCCGGGGTCGTCGAGTGCACCGCGCCGATGAGGATCGTTCAGGGGGCGCCGAATCCCGGGGCGGTGAGCCCTCACTCACACGTCCCGGCGTCGCACCACGAGCACCGCGATGGCCGCCGCCGCAGTGGCCCACGCGCCGTACACGATCCACGCCTCAGTCACTGTCAGCGGGTACTTGCCCAGGTCGTGCGCCCGCTCCGGGTTCGTCACCAGCCGCTCCCAGGCGCTGAGCGGCATGGCGTTGCCGATCTCCTTGACCCAGCGGTAGCGCTCGCCCTCGAAGAGCGCCGGTACCAGCAACAGCAGGGCGATGACCGCGACGATGGAGCCGGCGGCGTGTCGGACGGCGGCGGCCACCGACATACCGACCAGCGCACACAGCGGTGCCACCAGAGCGGACGCGGCGACGGCGCGCAGTGCGCCCGGGTCACCCAGCGACAGGCCGCCGTGTTCCCGCAGCAGCATCTGGGTGACGCCGAAGGAGGTGCCGGAGACGAGCGTGCCGAGCGCCAGCATGACCACCGACACCACAGTGACCTTGGCGGCGACCACCGCTCGCCGGTCGGGGACGGCGGCGAAGGTCGTACGGATCAGCCCACTGGAGTACTCGCCGAAGAGCGCGATCGCCCCCACCGTCGCAGCGATGATCATGAACAGCTGCCAGGCGGGATCGACGAACGCCGTGTGCAGCGGATCGAACAAGAACTCAGGGCGGTGCGGAATCCCAGCCGGCTCCGGCGGCCGCTGTGCCTGATGCGCCAGCCGGTCCGCGTTGGACGCCGCGGAGTTCACATTGATGCCGATCACGGTCAGCGCGCCGACGCCGAGCACCCAGTACGTGGAGCGCAGCGACCAAAGCTTGATCCACTCGGCGGCGAGGAGATGGCGGAAGAGGGCGGGCGACCGGACCGGGTGGCGGACGGGGGCCTTGTCCAGGACGGGGGTCATCGGGCGGCTCCTGCGTATTCGACGCTGTCAGCGGTGAGTTCCATGAATGCCTCCTCCAGGGAGGCCGAGTGCGGGCTGAGTTCGTGCAGCCGCACCCCGTGCGCGAAGGCGAGCTCGCCGATGCGGTCCGCGGGCAGACCGGTCACCGTGTACGACCCGTCGAGCTCCGCCCGTACCGCAGCGCCCTCGTCCGCCAACAGCCTTGGGAGGACGTCCGCGTCGGGGGTACGGACGCTCACCCGCCGCTGTGTGCTGCGGCCCGCGAAGTCCCGCAGGCTCTCCGCCGCGATCAGCCTGCCGCGGCCGACGACGATCAGCTCCTCGGCGGTCTGCTCCATCTCCCGCATCAGATGGCTGGAGACGAGCACTGTGCGGCCCTCGCTCGCCAGCTGCTTGAAGAGGCTCCGCACCCAGCGCACTCCCTCCGGGTCGAGGCCGTTGAGCGGCTCGTCGAAGAGCAGTACGGGTGGGTCGCCGAGCAGGGCGGCGGCGATACCGAGCCGCTGTTTCATCCCCAGGGAGAACCCCTCGATCCTACGGCCGGCCGCGTCTGCCATGCCTACCTCTGCCAGTACCTCCGCGACCCGCCGGCGTGGCAGCCCGTTGCCGACCGCCAGCGCCGTCAGATGGGCGCGGGCAGTGCGGCCGCCGTGCACGTCGTGGGCGTCGAGCAGGGCACCGAGGTGTTGCAGGCCGCGGGGACGGTCGCCGAATGGCTGCCCGTCGACGGTGACGGTGCCGCCAGTGGGCTGGTTCAAGCCGAGGACCATCCGCAGCGTGGTGGTCTTCCCGGCACCGTTCGGGCCCAGGAACCCGGTGACCACGCCCGGGCGCACGGTGAAGGACAGCCGGTCGACGGCGGTGGTCTTGCCGTAGCGCTTGGTGAGTTCGGTTGCTTCGATCATGGTGTCCACGGTGCCGGTGTGGACCCCCCTCGGGCATCGGACCGCCGACCGCAATCGGAGCGTCCGGGCTAGCCCCCGGGAGTACGCCCGTAGGCCAATGCCGAGGTGCAGGCCGCATGCCTATGATCGGCCCATGAAGGCCCCGCAGGAGACTCCGCAGTCGCTCCTCGCCGAGTCCCTGGCCTGGTGCTCAGGTATCGCATACGTCGTCCTGCTGTACGTCGTCGTGCTGAACACCGGCCGCGAACTGACCGGCATGCGCCTGCTGCTGGCTGCAATGCTCGCCGTACTGCTGCTGCCCCTGGTGCTGCGTCGGCCGTTGCCCGCCCTGGTGCTGCTGCTCACCGCCTCCTTCGCGGCGACCGTGCGGGCGTATTCGGCGATGGCCGCGGGGCACGGCTTGACCAGCAGCATGCCGATCGCGGAGACGCAGGCGTGGCAGATCGCGTATCTGCAGGCATTGCTCACCGATCTCACCGTCGGATGGATCGCCGCCACCCGGCCGCGGCTGACGGCGGCCGTCGCCGCACTGGTGGCGCTCGGCGTACAGATCGGGGGCGCCAGCTACTACCGTGAGGGCTCCTCGTCGTTCCTCGCCGCCTCGGCCTTCCTGGCGCTGATGACGGTCACCGCCTGGACGGTTGGCTACTCGGTCCGCGAACGCCGCCAGCACACGGCTGCGTTGCGGGCCCGGGCCGCTGAGCAGGCCGTCACCGCGGAGCGGCTGCGGATTGCCCGGGAGCTGCACGACATGGTGGCGCACAGCATCGGCGTCATCGCCATCCAGGCCGGGGTGGGTCGGCGCGTCATCGACACCCAGCCGTCGGAGGCCCGCAACGCCCTCGCCGCCATTGAGGGCACCAGCCGCGACACCCTGGCGGGCCTGCGGCGGATGCTCGGCGCGCTGCGGCAGGCGGATCCGGGCGACGGTGCACCGCTCGGCCCGGCACCGGTGCTCGCCGATCTCGATGGGCTGGTGGAGCGGATCCGGGACGCGGGCGTGCGGGTGGACATCGAGTGGCGGGGGGAACGGCGGCCGCTGCCGGCGGAGATCGAGCTGTCCGCGTACCGCATCATCCAGGAGGCGATCACCAACGTGGTCCGCCACTCAAACGCCAACGCCTGCCGGGTATCCGTCGACTGTGGGGAGGACGACCTGTCCATCGAGATCACCGACGAGGGCCGCGGCCTGTCCGGTCTGCCCGGCGCGGCTGGCTACGGACTGACGGGCATGCGGGAGCGGGCAGCACTGCTGCACGGCGAGTTCACCGCAGGACCGCGCATCGAGGGCGGCTTCCGCGTGGCGGCGCGGCTCCCTGTGCCGGCGGCGGTCACATGATCCGGGTGCTGCTCACCGACGACCAGCCGCTGGTCCGGCACGGGCTGCGGGTGCTGATCACCGACCACCCCGGGCTGGAGGTAGCGGGCGAGGCGGCGAACGGCGAGGAGGCGGTACGGCTCGCGGACCAGCTGGCGCCGGATGTGGTGATGATGGACATCCGGATGCCCGGCATGGACGGCATCGAGGCCACCCGGCGGATCACCGCCGGCTCCGGCACGCCACCGAAGGTCCTCATCCTCACCACGTTCGACGATGACGAGTACGTCTACGGCGCGCTCCGTGCCGGGGCGAGCGGCTTCCTCGTCAAGGACATGGACATGGACCAGATCCTCACCGCGGTCGAGATCGTCGCCGCGGGCGACGCCCTCATCGCGCCGAGCGTGACACGCCGCCTGATCGCGGAGTTCGCGGCCCGCCCCGCTGCCACCCCGCCGCCCCCGCGACCGGTGGAGGGCATCACGGCCCGCGAACGGGAGGTGCTCACCCTGGTCGGCCGTGGACTGTCCAACGCGGAGATCGCCTCGCAGTTGCATATCAGCATGGCCACGGCGAAAGCCCATGTGGGCAGGCTGCTGACAAAGCTGGACGCACGGGACCGGGTGCAGTTGGTCATCATTGCGTACGAGCTGGGGCTGGTGACGCCGCTGCGGGGATAGGGACGCCTTCCGGGACGACTACGGGCTGCTGGCCGACAGCGAAGGAGAGCAGCGTGGCCCACTTCTGGATACAGGCGACTCCGCCGCGGCACGCTGGGCTGCCGACTGGGGAACAGCGCAAGGTAGGAACACTGCTTCTTCACCGGTTGGAGGGCGACGTCCAGGCCGCGGTACCGGGGGTGGGTGCGCGCGCCCCGAGCACGTCCGGCCGGTCGGACGGCGCGTTTCCTGCAACGCCGTCGACCGAGCGCCTGGCGCCACCGTCCCCGGTGCGCGAGGCCCTCTGGTCGCGCCGGCCCTCGGGCTGGGGCGTGCAGAACCAGGGCGGCGGCGGTCCCGGCCGCACTGTGCTGCACGCCCCGGACGGTGCGGAGGCGCCGCAGGGCTCGCCACGCTTGCCTCTAAAGCGTGTTGCGAAAGTCGCGTCGTCCGCCCGAAGGGCGGGCCCGCCGGGCGCCGCGGGGCAGGTGAGACTTTCGCAGCACGCCTAGTCGGCGCGCCGGAAACGGAAGGGCTTCCCGCCCTGCAGGCCTGTAGGAGTGGCCTCCAAGGTGTCCCCGTCGACCACGACCTCTAGGCTCACCGGAACGTTGACGGTGATGCACGCGGAACTGAACGCGATGCGGTACTCCTTCCCGCCGCCCCCGTCTTCATCCTTGGCCGTCACCTTGGCGTCCCCGCACAGACTCATCGGCGAGGTACCGAGCAGGGCCTCGCCGTCCTTGTCGACGCGGATCATCGCCCGGTCCGCGAAGTCGGAGAACCCCGGCGGCTGCGGCCCGTCTGCGACCCACTCCCCGGTGATCGGCTCCGACTCCTCGGAACACCCGGCAAGCAGCAGGACCATGGCGAAGGCGGGCACGGCGAGCGTTCGGCGCATACGGATCTCCTGGTGGCGGACGGCTGGGTGGGCCGCAATTCAAGCAGGCGGGACGCCTCGGCCGGCGGCCGTCGAAGACTTTTCGGTGCGGTTGTCGAATCCGCCCGTCCGCCGTTCGTCTTCCAGGGCGTGTTGTGAAAGTGGATCATGATCGTGGGATGATCACGCGTCGTGGCACGTGGAGATCTGACGGACGACCAGTGGGCCCGGCTGGAGCCGCTCTTGCCGATGGGCAAGAAGTCCGGCCGTCCGCCGATATGGCCCAAGCGGCAGTTGATCAACGGCATACGGTGGCGGACCCGTGCCGGGACGCCCTGGCGGGATGTGGCGGAGCGGTACGGGCCGTGGGACCGGGTCTACGACTTGTTCCGGCACTGGCAGCGGGACGGCACCTGGAAGCGCATCCTCACCGAACTGCAGGCCCAGGCGGATGCGAAGGAGCTGATCACCTGGGACGTGAGCGTCGACTCGACAGTGTGCCGGGCCCACCAGCACGCCGCTGGGGCGGCGAAAAGGGGGATCTCCAGAAGGAGCCGCCCGGCGGCATGGAGACCGAACCGGACGACCATGGCCTCGGACGCTCCCGGGGCGGCCTGACCACCAAGGTGCATCTCGCGGTCGAGCAGGGGCAGAAGCCCATGTCGATCGTGATCACGGCCGGGCAGCGTGGGGACTCACCGCAGTTCGAGCCGGTGCTTGAGCGGATCCAGGTGCCCCGTAAGGGGCCCGGACGTCCGCGCAGGCGGCCGGACAAGGTGCGTGCCGACAAGGCGTACGGCTCCCGGAGGAACCACGCCTACCTGAGCAGGCGCGGCATCCGCTGCACCATTCCGGAGAAGAAGGACCAGATCCGCAACCGCAAGAAGCTCGGCTCCCGCGGCGGTCGGCCACCGAAGTTCGACAAGGTCGACTACCGCGAGCGCCACGCGGTCGAGTGCGGGATCAATCGCCTCAAGCGCCACCGGGCCGTGGCGACGAGGTACGACAAACTCGCCGTCCGCTACGAGGCCACCGTCCTCGTCGCAGCCATCAACGAGTGGCTGTGACCAGCACTTTCACAACACGCCCTAGATCCACTTTCAAACAGACCGAGCCGTCCTCACGACGAGGCGATGGCGTCCCGCCGGGTGGTGTAGGACGTGAGCATCTCTGCGGGGGTGCGGTACAGCACACACTGGCGAAGCGGCCCTTCGGGCACGCTCGTATCCTCGAAATCGTCAGCCGCGTCTCGGGTCATGCCGATCCGGCGCATCACTGCCTGGGAACGAACGTTGTTGACGGTCGTCGACGCAACGACCTCCGGCAGCCCGAGGTCCTCGAAACCGAAGGCCAGGCAGGCCAGGGCTGCCTCGGTGGCGTAGCCATGACCCCACGCCGAACGCATCAACCGCCACCCGATATCCACCCCCGCGAACGGCATGTCCTCGTCCACCTCGTCCAAGCCGACGCGGCCGATGAACTCACCGGTCTCCCGTGCTTCCAGCGCCCACCACCCAAAACCTCGATTGTCGAACTCGGCCTGCATGAATGCCACCACGCCATCGCTTTGCTCCCGCGTCAGCAACCCCCCGAGGTGTTCTCGGACTTCAGGATCGGCGTTCATCGCCGCCCACGGCTCGAGATCGGACTCCCGCCACCGGCGGAGCAGGAGACGGTCGGTACGCAGTTCGGGCATGCCACCCAGCTAACGCGATCAAGATCAGGGTGTCGATCGGTTATCGAGACGTGCGGTGCGCTCCAATGCCAGACCCGACGCAGGTCCTCACGGCCTGCACCACGCAGCGGGACGCGACCCCGTCACGTGATCAGCGACAGAGCCCGTTCATCCGTTGAGTCAGTTGCCCGGAGTTTCCCACGTGCAGGCAACCAGCGTGGCTCGGTTCGCCAACGGCTGGCCAGCGGTTCGGGGACCAGACACGTCCGCCAGCATCAACTCTTTTCGTTCTGATGAAAGTTCACCCCTGGTGACTTCCTCCTGAAGTCACCTGGAGGGCTCGTGGGACTGTCCGCTGTACGAGATCTCCGCGATGCGCGAAGCCCTGCCGGACCCGAGGAGTTGGCGGAGTTCGAGACCGGTGTGCTGTCGGGGTTCGTCCTGGCGCGGGCCGCCGCTGGCACCGCGGACACGACGATCAGTAACGATCTCATCGATCTTCAGCAGATCCGGGACTGGTTCAGCCGACCGTGATGGGAGATGGAACCCAAGGACGCCGATGCGTACTTCGGGCAAGTGATCCGGCATCTCGCGCCAACCACTCGGCGAGGCAAGGCCGATGCGCTGTCCGTTTTCTTCCAGTACCTGGAATTGCGTCACTCGGTCGAGCTCTACAGCCTGACCGGCATCGCGGTGCGCTGCCCGCTAGACGAGATGAATCGGCAGCGAGGAACGACACAGCTGCTGATCCGGGTTCCGCCA
The Streptomyces lunaelactis genome window above contains:
- a CDS encoding FtsX-like permease family protein; translation: MRAIVRWAHADLRANRGEALFIVLAIAGITASLLLAGGLLQYAANPWQRVFTESSGAHVWIHTRADERTSKLTDIDGVKAFSGPFPTAPATAEIRGASVSLELRGAETEPPHAARPLVDSGHWLDNSVPNGIVLERSVADALWAKPGDALRVRGSDGEYTTLRVVGLADTAEPRFVHGVRPGIAWLLPSQLHRVEPDTRRVGQTVGLRLADPQDTDFAAQQAVTLIGADQVARVSTWEEARAETEGDNRLLGLMLGSFGLGALLAAAIAVTGAISTRVRGHLPDISILKAVGFTPGQVVRAFLVEHAAFAVIGVAIGAVVTETLGPRIPGRIGDAMVLWRELPQHAWAPLATALGAVLVIAAATGLAAWRAGRVSPIPIARGAVKSGRRLSRTARFALQLRTPPALVLGWRGAFHRPARAAAAVGRLALPLLMITIALGAWSTLDRFESRPEDVGLAAELRAKPEGIDDATARKLLSDQPGVTAVYPGVEVAALVPGQTRTITLRGLGTSEHPYPFTIAEGRTIQGSDEAVAGQGLLDLVGAKVGDWVRMTVGGSPIVLHIVGRSIEPQDNGRVISTTVATLREGDPALRPEFYNLVLARAADPDTVSTSLAESSHGGLELRKNTNPADQLSAARGVIIGLVGVLAFIGLAELFTVIAAGLREHGRDLLALKAIGLTPRQIAAVIVTSTGFIAAAAALTGTILGVLASTWLIDLQGRSSGLGAGIAQPPSPGMLLLLGAAAVAGAIAISTLPATRASRRRLTDRQSDVM
- a CDS encoding histidine kinase, producing the protein MARPNTEARIQERARIAREMHDIVSHRVSLMVVHAVALEAGAAGDNQVATDTGKLMGQMGRQALNELRQVLGVLRESDGSDEAP
- a CDS encoding ATP-binding protein codes for the protein MSDDAIRYDAAHIQVLEGLEAVRKRPGMYVGSTGERGLHQLVFEVSGRAVNEVLAGRAGSVDVTLTPDGWVRVDDDGPGVPVEAAGDTRGPGLEALLTRMHAGAEPRGRNAASLGLFGIGPCVTNALSSRLTAEVRREGVRWVQEYARGIALTPPTAAGPATGGGSTIAFLPDPDIFGTAEFSFDVLAERFRELAFLNGDLDISLTEERPPGGFRSERFQYPGGARDFVAFLDARAGAPVHPDVIGFEREDPRIAGTVEVALRWCGSREERVRTFANSRPTPGGGTHAAGFRDGVAAAFNAYARERRLLTAADPDLGVDRIGDGLTAVVSVKLDRPEFLGSTNGVLGGAAVRACVGEAVREHLGRWLKGHPEQAAAVIGRIVQGARRD
- a CDS encoding nucleotidyltransferase family protein translates to MKQERATAMVSEMLQRLAEGGGWPLDLVDAVYVFGSYARGALEPGDVDVAVDFRQDERMQQRTVPTSSRGAGIRASTCARH
- a CDS encoding ABC transporter permease, with the protein product MTPVLDKAPVRHPVRSPALFRHLLAAEWIKLWSLRSTYWVLGVGALTVIGINVNSAASNADRLAHQAQRPPEPAGIPHRPEFLFDPLHTAFVDPAWQLFMIIAATVGAIALFGEYSSGLIRTTFAAVPDRRAVVAAKVTVVSVVMLALGTLVSGTSFGVTQMLLREHGGLSLGDPGALRAVAASALVAPLCALVGMSVAAAVRHAAGSIVAVIALLLLVPALFEGERYRWVKEIGNAMPLSAWERLVTNPERAHDLGKYPLTVTEAWIVYGAWATAAAAIAVLVVRRRDV
- a CDS encoding ATP-binding cassette domain-containing protein, whose translation is MIEATELTKRYGKTTAVDRLSFTVRPGVVTGFLGPNGAGKTTTLRMVLGLNQPTGGTVTVDGQPFGDRPRGLQHLGALLDAHDVHGGRTARAHLTALAVGNGLPRRRVAEVLAEVGMADAAGRRIEGFSLGMKQRLGIAAALLGDPPVLLFDEPLNGLDPEGVRWVRSLFKQLASEGRTVLVSSHLMREMEQTAEELIVVGRGRLIAAESLRDFAGRSTQRRVSVRTPDADVLPRLLADEGAAVRAELDGSYTVTGLPADRIGELAFAHGVRLHELSPHSASLEEAFMELTADSVEYAGAAR
- a CDS encoding sensor histidine kinase encodes the protein MKAPQETPQSLLAESLAWCSGIAYVVLLYVVVLNTGRELTGMRLLLAAMLAVLLLPLVLRRPLPALVLLLTASFAATVRAYSAMAAGHGLTSSMPIAETQAWQIAYLQALLTDLTVGWIAATRPRLTAAVAALVALGVQIGGASYYREGSSSFLAASAFLALMTVTAWTVGYSVRERRQHTAALRARAAEQAVTAERLRIARELHDMVAHSIGVIAIQAGVGRRVIDTQPSEARNALAAIEGTSRDTLAGLRRMLGALRQADPGDGAPLGPAPVLADLDGLVERIRDAGVRVDIEWRGERRPLPAEIELSAYRIIQEAITNVVRHSNANACRVSVDCGEDDLSIEITDEGRGLSGLPGAAGYGLTGMRERAALLHGEFTAGPRIEGGFRVAARLPVPAAVT